In Aristaeella hokkaidonensis, the following are encoded in one genomic region:
- the yidC gene encoding membrane protein insertase YidC, protein MQIICAPLGWLMRVAYSLTGNYGLAVIVFTLLTKLVLLPVSLWVHANGIKMVRLEPAVNRLKVKYFGDPDKVADEQALLYKKAHYSPFATVIPVAVQVLLLIGLVQIIYHPDVWLRQPDLNTRFLGFDLSATPTAAGGIHLLIPLLAGLAALILSLCQNKLNPLQASQGKAAQFSSMAVSVGISLVLGFTVPAGVGFYWIWSNLFTIAQQLLLNKLRPPEKEIDWAELEASRKELAAYTDTGSETVRSREEKHREKEDYKRFFSVGNKHLVFYSEGSGFYKYFERIMNWILENSKLTIHYVTSDPNDQIFDIAKKQDRIVPYYIGQKKLITLFMKLEADVMIMTMSDLGNYQYKRSYYSKNIKYVYVFHYPLSTHMVLHTGALRHYDSILCVGDFQFEEIRQTEKLFGDPEQELVACGYGQLEKLYDAYQATPRTKRERPKVLIAPSWQADNILDSCIDDMLSELLGKGFDVTVRPHPEYVKRYGDRMNAIVKRYEDYKGGDLFFELDFTGNTSIFDSDIVISDWSGTAYEFVMVTERPCVFVDTPPKINNPDYEKITVPPLEMTLRDQVGIRVKPEALEGLAEKIRTLLEDESYGERIREIREKTIANFGKSGEVGGRYILDQVKKAVQARNQKA, encoded by the coding sequence ATGCAAATAATCTGCGCACCGCTGGGGTGGCTGATGAGGGTTGCGTACAGCCTGACCGGTAATTACGGCCTGGCTGTGATTGTGTTCACCCTCCTGACAAAGCTGGTTCTGCTGCCCGTCAGCCTCTGGGTGCATGCAAACGGCATCAAGATGGTCCGGCTGGAGCCGGCCGTGAACAGGCTGAAGGTTAAGTATTTCGGCGACCCGGATAAGGTGGCCGATGAACAGGCACTGCTGTACAAAAAAGCACATTACAGCCCTTTCGCCACCGTGATCCCGGTGGCGGTTCAGGTATTGCTGCTGATCGGCCTGGTCCAGATCATTTATCATCCGGACGTATGGCTCCGGCAGCCGGATCTGAATACCCGCTTTTTAGGTTTTGATCTGTCCGCAACGCCCACCGCCGCAGGCGGCATTCATCTGCTGATTCCGCTGCTGGCCGGTCTCGCGGCCCTGATCCTGAGCCTGTGCCAGAACAAGCTGAACCCGCTGCAGGCAAGCCAGGGAAAAGCGGCTCAGTTCTCCTCCATGGCGGTTTCCGTGGGCATCAGCCTGGTGCTGGGCTTTACGGTGCCGGCCGGCGTGGGCTTTTACTGGATCTGGAGCAACCTGTTCACCATTGCCCAGCAGCTGCTGCTGAACAAGCTCCGGCCGCCGGAAAAGGAGATCGACTGGGCGGAGCTGGAGGCGTCCCGGAAGGAACTGGCCGCCTATACCGACACCGGCAGCGAGACCGTGCGCAGCCGGGAGGAAAAGCACCGGGAGAAGGAAGACTACAAGCGCTTCTTCTCCGTGGGCAACAAGCACCTGGTGTTCTACTCCGAGGGCAGCGGCTTTTATAAGTATTTTGAGCGGATCATGAACTGGATCCTGGAGAACAGCAAGCTGACCATCCACTATGTGACCAGCGATCCCAACGACCAGATCTTTGACATCGCGAAAAAGCAGGACCGGATCGTCCCGTACTATATCGGCCAGAAAAAGCTGATTACCCTGTTTATGAAGCTGGAAGCGGACGTGATGATCATGACCATGTCCGACCTGGGCAACTACCAGTACAAGCGGAGCTATTACAGCAAGAACATTAAGTACGTCTATGTGTTCCATTATCCGCTGAGCACCCATATGGTGCTGCACACCGGCGCCCTGCGGCATTATGACTCGATCCTGTGCGTAGGCGACTTCCAGTTTGAGGAGATCCGGCAGACGGAGAAGCTCTTCGGCGATCCGGAGCAGGAGCTGGTGGCCTGCGGCTACGGCCAGCTGGAGAAGCTGTATGACGCGTACCAGGCTACGCCTCGGACAAAGCGGGAGCGGCCGAAGGTGCTGATCGCCCCTTCCTGGCAGGCGGACAATATCCTGGACAGCTGCATCGACGATATGCTGTCGGAACTGCTGGGCAAGGGCTTTGATGTGACGGTGCGGCCCCATCCGGAGTATGTGAAGCGCTACGGCGACCGGATGAACGCCATTGTGAAGCGGTATGAGGATTATAAGGGCGGCGACCTGTTCTTCGAGCTGGACTTTACCGGGAACACCTCGATCTTCGATTCGGATATCGTGATCAGCGACTGGTCCGGCACAGCCTATGAGTTTGTGATGGTGACCGAGCGGCCCTGCGTCTTTGTGGATACGCCGCCGAAGATCAACAACCCGGACTATGAAAAAATTACCGTGCCGCCGCTGGAAATGACCCTGCGGGACCAGGTGGGCATCCGGGTGAAGCCGGAGGCGCTGGAAGGCCTGGCGGAGAAGATCCGTACCCTGCTGGAAGATGAAAGCTACGGCGAGCGGATCCGGGAGATCCGGGAAAAGACCATCGCCAACTTCGGAAAGAGCGGAGAAGTCGGCGGAAGGTATATCCTGGATCAGGTTAAGAAAGCAGTACAAGCGAGAAATCAAAAGGCATAA
- a CDS encoding aldo/keto reductase, producing MTEPFRPNPLRLAFGLMRLPKNPNGSIDIPQVCEMTDHFIAAGGTYFDTAFVYDGGDSEKAFKAAVADRYPREAYTVATKLHAAIGAVDEASAKAEFATSLERTGAGYFDYYLLHALQRSMYKKYDEYGLWDFVKEQKAKGLIRHWGFSFHADPDLLEELLEAHPDAEFVQLQINYADWENPGVASRKNWEICRKHGKPVMIMEPVKGGILADPIPEVKAVFDGSGADVSYSSWALRFAAGLEGVHAVLSGMSNLAQMDDNLKTFKDFRPLDEKEMELIHQAQQALDADKSIPCTACHYCTKGCPMEIPIPEIFNVINRRKGSPEFRTIREYGIVTAGRGTAGDCVSCGQCERACPQGLPIITLLRKCKAELEK from the coding sequence ATGACAGAGCCATTCAGACCCAATCCGCTTCGCCTGGCCTTCGGCCTGATGCGGCTGCCGAAGAATCCGAACGGCAGTATTGATATCCCCCAGGTCTGCGAAATGACAGATCATTTCATCGCCGCGGGCGGAACCTATTTCGACACCGCCTTTGTGTATGACGGCGGCGACAGTGAAAAAGCCTTCAAGGCCGCCGTGGCGGACCGTTATCCCCGGGAGGCCTATACCGTGGCCACCAAGCTCCACGCCGCCATCGGGGCCGTGGACGAGGCTAGCGCCAAGGCGGAGTTTGCCACCAGCCTGGAGCGCACCGGCGCCGGGTATTTCGATTATTACCTGCTCCACGCCCTGCAGCGCTCCATGTACAAAAAGTATGATGAATACGGCCTGTGGGATTTCGTGAAGGAGCAGAAGGCCAAGGGCCTTATCCGCCACTGGGGCTTCTCCTTCCACGCGGATCCGGATCTGCTGGAGGAGCTGCTGGAAGCCCATCCGGACGCGGAATTCGTCCAGCTGCAGATCAACTACGCCGACTGGGAAAACCCGGGCGTCGCCTCCCGCAAAAACTGGGAGATCTGCCGGAAGCACGGCAAGCCCGTCATGATCATGGAACCGGTAAAGGGTGGCATCCTGGCCGACCCGATCCCGGAGGTGAAGGCCGTCTTTGACGGCAGCGGCGCGGATGTGTCCTACTCCAGCTGGGCCCTGCGCTTCGCCGCGGGGCTGGAAGGCGTCCATGCCGTGCTCAGCGGCATGAGCAATCTGGCCCAGATGGACGACAACCTGAAGACCTTCAAGGACTTCCGTCCCCTGGATGAAAAGGAAATGGAGCTGATCCACCAGGCCCAGCAGGCGCTGGACGCGGACAAGTCCATTCCCTGTACCGCCTGCCACTACTGCACCAAGGGCTGTCCCATGGAAATCCCGATTCCGGAAATCTTCAACGTCATCAACCGCCGCAAGGGCAGTCCCGAGTTCCGCACCATCCGGGAATACGGCATCGTGACCGCCGGACGGGGCACCGCCGGGGACTGCGTCTCCTGCGGCCAGTGCGAACGGGCTTGTCCCCAGGGACTTCCCATCATTACGCTGCTGCGTAAATGCAAGGCGGAACTGGAGAAATAA
- a CDS encoding rhomboid family intramembrane serine protease, with the protein MKKKLRLSFNAPAVLTFTALCVIAQLISMLTHGESNRVLFSVYRASLLDPLTWVRCFTHVLGHAGWEHLLGNIMYILILGPMIEEKYGTATTAFIMAATALVIGIINMVFFPGVMLLGASGIVFAFILIASITIREDNTIPVTFILVAVLYLGQQIWQGLFSQDNVSQMAHIVGGAVGAVLGFLLGRAKQKRSPY; encoded by the coding sequence ATGAAAAAGAAACTGAGACTGTCCTTTAATGCCCCGGCTGTCCTGACCTTCACCGCCCTGTGCGTGATTGCGCAGCTGATCAGCATGCTGACCCACGGAGAGAGCAACCGCGTCCTATTCAGCGTGTACCGGGCTTCCCTCCTGGATCCCCTCACCTGGGTCCGGTGCTTTACTCACGTGCTGGGCCATGCCGGCTGGGAACACCTGCTGGGCAACATCATGTACATCCTGATCCTCGGCCCGATGATTGAGGAGAAATATGGCACCGCCACCACGGCTTTCATCATGGCGGCCACCGCCCTGGTCATCGGCATCATCAACATGGTGTTCTTCCCCGGCGTCATGCTGCTGGGCGCCAGCGGCATCGTCTTCGCCTTTATCCTGATTGCTTCCATCACCATCCGGGAGGATAACACCATCCCGGTCACCTTCATCCTGGTGGCGGTGCTCTATCTCGGCCAGCAGATCTGGCAGGGTCTCTTCAGCCAGGACAACGTCTCCCAGATGGCGCACATCGTCGGCGGCGCAGTCGGCGCGGTGCTGGGATTCTTGCTTGGCAGAGCCAAGCAAAAACGCAGTCCCTATTAA
- a CDS encoding acyl-CoA thioesterase: MAEKTTTVQIVMPQHCNGYAKPRLFGGQIMAWIDVVGAVAARRYTGQAVTTVCIDNLTFLKPAYLNDTVVQEAVVTWTGRTSLEVRVDSMVERLDGSRELINRAYAVFVAIDEEDHPVAIPMFIPETTEEKQEYAAAEERRRIRLQR, encoded by the coding sequence ATGGCAGAGAAAACCACTACCGTACAGATCGTGATGCCCCAGCACTGCAACGGCTATGCCAAGCCCAGGCTTTTCGGCGGACAGATAATGGCGTGGATCGACGTGGTGGGTGCCGTGGCGGCCCGCCGGTATACCGGCCAGGCAGTGACCACGGTGTGCATTGATAACCTGACCTTCCTGAAGCCCGCTTACCTGAATGATACGGTGGTGCAGGAGGCCGTGGTCACCTGGACAGGACGCACGTCCCTGGAGGTTCGGGTGGACAGCATGGTGGAACGCCTGGACGGCAGCCGGGAACTGATCAACCGGGCCTACGCGGTGTTTGTCGCCATTGATGAAGAGGATCATCCCGTGGCCATTCCCATGTTTATTCCGGAAACCACGGAAGAAAAGCAGGAGTACGCCGCAGCGGAAGAGCGGAGAAGAATTCGCTTGCAGCGGTAA
- a CDS encoding SLOG family protein: MTDIYAERYRGLTQEQQTCCLTGHRKIPPGEERKIMVRARNILLRLIRDHNVRYFGVGGAVGFDMLAAEYLLNLKAHEEQQIKIISVLPYPAWREKEDWTDELRAREEKILQACDKVVYVRQEYEKGVFLLRDRKLVDGSAYCVSYCNQPQTGTAYTVKYALNHGVKVFNASSFNVMTLK; the protein is encoded by the coding sequence ATGACCGACATCTACGCTGAGCGCTACCGCGGCCTGACCCAGGAGCAGCAGACCTGCTGCCTGACTGGGCACCGCAAAATCCCTCCGGGAGAGGAGCGGAAAATCATGGTCCGCGCCCGCAATATCCTGCTCCGGCTGATCCGGGATCACAACGTCCGGTATTTCGGAGTGGGCGGCGCGGTCGGCTTTGACATGCTCGCCGCGGAATACCTGCTGAACCTGAAAGCCCATGAGGAGCAGCAGATCAAAATCATCTCCGTCCTGCCCTATCCCGCCTGGCGGGAAAAGGAAGACTGGACGGATGAGCTCCGTGCCCGGGAGGAAAAGATCCTCCAGGCCTGCGACAAGGTGGTCTATGTCCGGCAGGAATATGAAAAAGGCGTATTCCTCCTGCGGGACCGGAAGCTGGTGGATGGTTCAGCCTACTGTGTCAGCTACTGCAACCAGCCCCAGACCGGCACCGCCTATACGGTGAAATACGCCCTGAATCACGGGGTAAAAGTGTTCAACGCCAGCAGTTTCAACGTGATGACGCTGAAATAA
- a CDS encoding M48 family metallopeptidase, translating to MNCEFVYQTWNVQLIRCRRKSVGIRIDGTGEITVRAPLRMPEAEIRKILESKRSWIEKTLQKVKARAQEPKLTEEELAALVKQAKKVIPPRVAERAREIGVTYGRIAIRKQKSLWGSCSAKGNLNFNCLLMLCPEDVLDYVIVHELCHRKELNHSVRFWTEVARILPDYKQPLKWLKNEGQSIIARINS from the coding sequence ATGAATTGTGAATTTGTGTATCAGACATGGAATGTGCAGCTGATCCGGTGCAGGCGGAAGTCTGTGGGCATCCGGATTGATGGGACGGGGGAAATCACCGTCCGCGCGCCGCTGCGCATGCCGGAGGCGGAAATCCGGAAGATACTGGAAAGCAAGCGGAGCTGGATTGAGAAAACGCTGCAGAAGGTGAAAGCCCGGGCACAGGAACCGAAGCTGACGGAGGAAGAACTGGCCGCACTGGTGAAACAGGCGAAAAAAGTGATCCCGCCCCGGGTGGCGGAACGGGCCAGGGAGATCGGCGTGACCTACGGGCGGATTGCGATCAGGAAACAGAAGAGCCTCTGGGGCAGCTGCTCTGCAAAGGGAAACCTGAACTTCAACTGCCTGCTGATGCTCTGCCCGGAGGACGTGCTGGATTATGTGATTGTGCATGAGCTGTGCCACCGGAAGGAACTGAACCACTCCGTCAGGTTCTGGACAGAGGTGGCGCGGATCCTGCCGGACTACAAGCAGCCGCTGAAGTGGCTGAAGAACGAAGGGCAGAGTATCATTGCGAGAATCAATTCATAA